A single Kribbella aluminosa DNA region contains:
- a CDS encoding RNA polymerase sigma factor — MDVEDQLRELVPQVLGALVRRYGRFDTAEDAVQEALLAAAQQWPGAGVPENPRGWLITVASRRLTDLLRREQARQQREDRVASWAPQGDPVGDTDDTLVLLFLCCHPSLSPASQIALTLRAVGGLTTAEIARAFLVPEATMTRRITRAKTSVKESGARFTLPADREERLGAVLQVVYLIFNEGYASTTGPRLQRVELAAEGIRLARMLYRLLPDDAEVAGLLALLLLTDARRPARTGPLGELVPMAEQDRSRWIPELIREGVDLITATLPHGPVGPYQLQAAIAAVHDESPSADKTDWPQIVALYEVLLQLTDNPMVALNHVVAVAMARGPAEGLQLLSTIETDDHLAKDHRLSAVRAHLLEMSGDKPAARAAYEEAAARTTSLPQQRYLHARANNL, encoded by the coding sequence ATGGATGTTGAGGATCAGCTGCGGGAGCTGGTGCCGCAGGTGCTTGGGGCGTTGGTGCGGCGGTACGGGCGCTTCGACACGGCTGAGGATGCTGTGCAGGAGGCGTTGCTTGCGGCGGCGCAGCAGTGGCCGGGTGCCGGCGTACCGGAGAATCCGCGGGGCTGGTTGATCACGGTGGCGTCCCGGCGGCTGACGGATCTGCTCCGGCGTGAGCAGGCCCGGCAGCAGCGGGAGGACCGGGTCGCGAGCTGGGCACCGCAGGGTGACCCGGTGGGCGACACCGACGACACGCTGGTGCTGCTGTTCCTGTGCTGCCATCCGTCGTTGTCGCCGGCCTCCCAGATCGCGTTGACGCTCCGGGCGGTCGGCGGCCTGACGACGGCCGAGATCGCCCGCGCGTTCTTGGTGCCCGAGGCAACGATGACCCGGCGGATCACCCGGGCGAAGACGAGCGTGAAGGAGAGCGGCGCCCGGTTCACGCTGCCGGCCGACCGCGAGGAGCGGCTGGGCGCGGTGCTGCAGGTCGTGTACCTGATCTTCAACGAGGGCTACGCGAGTACGACCGGCCCGCGCCTGCAGCGGGTCGAGCTGGCCGCCGAGGGGATCCGGCTGGCGCGGATGCTGTACCGGCTGTTGCCCGACGACGCCGAGGTGGCCGGGCTGCTCGCGTTGCTGCTGCTGACCGACGCCCGCCGTCCGGCACGCACCGGCCCGCTCGGCGAGCTCGTGCCGATGGCGGAGCAGGACCGGTCACGCTGGATCCCGGAGCTGATCCGCGAGGGCGTCGACCTGATCACCGCGACGCTCCCCCACGGCCCGGTCGGGCCGTACCAGCTCCAGGCCGCGATCGCCGCCGTTCACGACGAGTCCCCGTCGGCGGACAAGACCGACTGGCCGCAGATCGTCGCGCTGTACGAGGTGCTGCTGCAGCTCACCGACAACCCGATGGTCGCCCTCAACCACGTCGTCGCGGTCGCGATGGCCCGCGGCCCGGCCGAGGGTCTCCAGCTGCTCTCGACGATCGAGACCGACGACCACCTCGCCAAGGACCACCGGTTGTCGGCGGTCCGGGCGCATCTCCTGGAAATGTCAGGCGACAAGCCGGCCGCCCGAGCTGCGTACGAAGAGGCCGCCGCCCGAACAACCAGCCTCCCCCAGCAGCGCTACCTCCACGCCCGCGCCAACAACCTGTAG
- a CDS encoding winged helix-turn-helix domain-containing protein, translated as MSDQTPSGDITLDAATLRVLAHPMRLTLLEHLRQRGPATARQLAAHYEIDSGAASYHLRRLAEGGLIEEDLERGTRRDRWWRARHRSSVHQPADSDPDERQDSRAYLHAVVLAYSEQLRRLAYTAPLLPDEWYEASMFSNYTLRLTPAELNDAKSELAAVVKKYRDRDNGAGVPVALQLHAFPLLEPDDDA; from the coding sequence ATGAGCGACCAGACGCCGTCGGGCGACATCACCTTGGATGCAGCCACCCTGCGGGTGCTGGCTCATCCGATGCGGCTGACCTTGCTGGAGCACCTGCGGCAGCGCGGCCCTGCGACGGCGCGGCAGCTTGCGGCCCATTACGAGATCGACTCGGGTGCAGCGAGCTACCACCTGCGGCGGTTGGCAGAAGGAGGTCTGATCGAGGAGGATCTCGAGCGCGGTACTCGGCGCGACCGCTGGTGGCGGGCTCGACATCGCTCGTCCGTGCACCAGCCCGCGGACAGCGATCCCGACGAGCGACAGGACAGCCGGGCGTACCTGCATGCGGTGGTGCTCGCGTACAGCGAGCAGCTGCGACGGCTCGCCTACACAGCGCCGCTACTGCCGGACGAGTGGTACGAGGCATCCATGTTCAGCAACTACACGCTGCGTTTGACGCCGGCAGAGCTCAACGACGCGAAGTCCGAGCTGGCCGCGGTGGTCAAGAAGTACCGGGACCGCGACAACGGCGCGGGCGTGCCGGTAGCCCTCCAGTTGCACGCGTTTCCACTGTTGGAGCCGGACGACGATGCTTAG
- a CDS encoding Lrp/AsnC family transcriptional regulator, with the protein MVVQAYILIQTEVGRAADVAAQIAEVQGVTLAEDVTGPYDVIVRAEARNVDELGKLVVARVQNVPGITRTLTCPVVHI; encoded by the coding sequence GTGGTGGTCCAGGCCTACATCCTGATCCAGACCGAGGTCGGCCGGGCGGCCGACGTGGCGGCACAGATCGCCGAGGTCCAGGGCGTCACCCTGGCCGAGGACGTCACCGGTCCGTACGACGTGATCGTCCGCGCGGAAGCTCGCAACGTCGACGAACTGGGCAAACTGGTGGTTGCCCGGGTCCAGAACGTCCCCGGCATCACCCGCACCCTGACCTGCCCCGTCGTCCACATCTGA
- a CDS encoding thiamine-phosphate kinase gives MTETLGSTGEFGLIAAVTKGLSQSEDVLVGPGDDAAVLAVPDGRMVITTDLLVEGRHFRRDWSSAYDVGRKAAAQNLADVVAMGARPTALVVGFGGPADLPTAWALELNQGLVDECELVGASIIGGDTVQSDKIVVSVTAFGSLDGRAPVLRSGARPGDEVAYVGRLGWAEAGWAVLARGFRSPRAVVEAHRRPQPPYDDGPRAAIGGASSMCDVSDGLLSDLGHIATASQVIIDIHTKALTVPEPLQAVAAATGVDALKFVLTGGEDHALVGTFEPADVPEGWTVIGSVAEGNEEHPPGTVTVDGSPYAAETGHAHFRS, from the coding sequence GTGACAGAGACGTTGGGGAGCACGGGTGAGTTCGGCCTGATCGCGGCCGTCACCAAGGGGCTGTCCCAGAGTGAGGACGTCCTGGTAGGTCCCGGCGACGACGCGGCCGTGCTGGCGGTGCCGGACGGCCGGATGGTGATCACCACCGACCTGCTGGTGGAGGGCCGGCACTTCCGCCGGGACTGGTCGTCGGCGTACGACGTGGGCCGCAAGGCCGCCGCGCAGAACCTGGCCGACGTGGTCGCGATGGGCGCCCGGCCGACCGCGCTCGTGGTCGGATTCGGCGGCCCGGCCGACCTGCCGACCGCCTGGGCGCTGGAGCTGAACCAGGGCCTCGTGGACGAGTGCGAGCTGGTCGGCGCGAGCATCATCGGCGGTGACACGGTGCAGTCCGACAAGATCGTCGTGTCGGTCACAGCGTTCGGCTCGCTGGACGGCCGCGCACCGGTCCTGCGCTCCGGCGCTCGCCCGGGCGACGAGGTCGCGTACGTCGGCCGGCTCGGCTGGGCGGAGGCGGGCTGGGCCGTGCTGGCCCGCGGGTTCCGCTCGCCGCGGGCCGTCGTCGAGGCGCACCGGCGCCCGCAACCGCCGTACGACGACGGTCCGCGAGCGGCGATCGGCGGGGCGTCGTCGATGTGCGACGTGAGCGACGGGCTGCTGTCCGACCTCGGCCACATCGCGACGGCGAGCCAGGTGATCATCGACATCCACACGAAGGCGCTGACCGTGCCGGAGCCGCTGCAGGCGGTGGCCGCAGCGACCGGCGTGGACGCGCTCAAGTTCGTCCTGACCGGCGGCGAGGACCACGCCCTGGTCGGTACGTTCGAGCCGGCCGACGTACCGGAGGGCTGGACCGTCATCGGCTCGGTTGCCGAGGGCAACGAGGAACACCCGCCCGGGACCGTGACCGTGGACGGTTCGCCGTATGCTGCGGAGACCGGTCACGCACATTTCAGGAGTTGA
- a CDS encoding MFS transporter, translating to MLSGAMPGVAYRDGNVLRWMAAYTASVTGDVAFFLTLSWAATRTAGAAQVGAVLAVGAVPRAVLMLVGGVIADRYGPRRVVIGSDLARCLIVFCAGALMMFGTAGLPMLFAVALVFGVIDALFMPAAGALAGRLTDPDRLGQVQGLRMLAVRLGNAAGPMIAAIALTAAGVAGGFGLAGLLFSVSVGLLLAVRLNRTRPGVRSTGSLFADLKDGLQHLRRNRQLARLVVVVGLGDLCFSGPVGVGLVLLTAERDWGAAVLGWTLSAFSVGGAVAGILLTALTRVPRAGVVLACFLLATAVLVGALGQVTTAGLLIAGSAVLGMISGAASALGNALLQRKTDPRYLGRVSSVTSLSTVGLSPLLYPVTGVVTAVWGPGVFFAGCALICLLATAIAVTRSVRSSEL from the coding sequence ATGCTTAGCGGCGCAATGCCCGGCGTCGCCTACCGGGACGGCAATGTCCTGCGCTGGATGGCGGCCTACACCGCATCGGTCACCGGCGACGTCGCCTTCTTTCTCACCCTGTCCTGGGCGGCGACCCGGACGGCCGGGGCCGCTCAGGTCGGCGCGGTGCTCGCCGTCGGAGCCGTTCCCCGGGCTGTGCTGATGCTGGTCGGCGGAGTGATCGCCGACCGGTACGGACCGCGCCGGGTAGTGATCGGCAGCGATCTGGCTCGCTGTCTGATCGTGTTCTGCGCTGGCGCGCTGATGATGTTCGGAACTGCCGGGCTGCCGATGCTGTTCGCCGTCGCGCTGGTCTTCGGCGTGATCGACGCGCTGTTCATGCCTGCGGCCGGGGCACTGGCCGGCCGGCTCACCGATCCGGACCGACTCGGCCAGGTTCAAGGGCTCCGGATGCTCGCGGTCCGTCTCGGCAACGCGGCTGGTCCCATGATCGCTGCGATCGCATTGACCGCCGCAGGAGTCGCCGGCGGGTTCGGTCTGGCCGGCCTGCTGTTCAGCGTGTCCGTCGGTCTTCTGCTTGCGGTCCGCCTGAACCGGACACGGCCCGGCGTGCGGTCGACAGGCTCACTGTTCGCCGACCTCAAGGACGGGCTGCAGCACCTACGGCGAAACCGGCAACTGGCCCGGCTGGTTGTGGTGGTCGGGCTGGGCGACCTGTGTTTCAGCGGTCCGGTCGGCGTCGGTCTCGTCCTGCTGACCGCCGAACGCGACTGGGGCGCGGCCGTTCTCGGGTGGACGCTCAGCGCGTTCAGCGTTGGAGGTGCGGTCGCTGGGATTCTGCTCACAGCTCTGACTCGCGTCCCGCGGGCAGGCGTCGTACTCGCGTGTTTCTTGCTGGCGACCGCCGTTCTGGTCGGCGCGCTGGGGCAGGTGACTACAGCCGGCCTGCTGATCGCCGGTTCGGCTGTACTCGGAATGATCAGCGGCGCCGCGTCGGCGCTCGGCAACGCCCTGCTCCAACGCAAGACCGATCCTCGTTACCTCGGCAGAGTCAGTTCGGTGACGTCCCTCTCCACCGTTGGCCTCAGTCCACTCCTGTACCCGGTGACCGGCGTGGTTACGGCTGTCTGGGGACCAGGCGTCTTCTTCGCCGGGTGCGCGCTGATCTGCTTGCTCGCGACGGCAATCGCCGTGACCAGATCCGTGCGCAGCTCCGAGCTCTAG
- a CDS encoding YciI family protein: protein MKYMILTYASQQDYDGMAGKATGKPAWEAADFAAMGDFMEKFNSELAASGELVETRGLAAPVLTRRLGSKDGQPVVTDGPYAETQEVLAGYWIVECESFDRATEIASRLADTPAPESARATAYADIRPIVEGREELVE from the coding sequence ATGAAGTACATGATCCTGACGTATGCGTCGCAGCAGGACTACGACGGGATGGCAGGGAAGGCGACCGGTAAGCCGGCCTGGGAGGCGGCGGATTTCGCGGCGATGGGGGACTTCATGGAGAAGTTCAACAGCGAGCTGGCCGCCTCGGGTGAGCTGGTGGAGACGCGCGGGCTCGCGGCGCCGGTGCTGACTCGACGGCTGGGGTCGAAGGACGGGCAGCCGGTGGTCACCGACGGTCCGTACGCCGAGACCCAGGAGGTGCTCGCCGGCTACTGGATCGTCGAGTGCGAGTCGTTCGACCGAGCGACCGAGATCGCCTCCCGACTGGCCGACACACCCGCACCGGAGTCCGCCCGAGCCACGGCATACGCCGACATCCGCCCGATCGTCGAGGGCCGCGAAGAACTGGTCGAGTGA
- a CDS encoding D-alanine--D-alanine ligase family protein, producing MSEYSEDKRKPRVAVVFGGRSSEHAISCVTAANVLQVIDRDRYDVVPVGISTSGHWVLESGDPERLSITDGKLPEVDVTAMPVLFGANRELVVSEPDQVPSTLGEVDVVFPLLHGPWGEDGTIQGLLEMSDIRYVGSGVLASAVGMDKHYMKVVFQAAGLEVTPYVVIRDRDWRQDPAGCREAVDALGYPVFVKPCRGGSSLGITKVNSLDELDGAMVEARAHDPKVIVEASAKDPREIEVGVLGGLDGTKPEVSVCGEVAVSGGGHDFYDFETKYLPEGEEYLALSVPADLPAELANEIRAKALTAFDAIEAEGLARVDFFVDADNRVIINEINTMPGFTPTSMFPRLWAATGKDYASLVEHLLQLAMNRPTGLR from the coding sequence GTGAGTGAGTACTCGGAAGACAAGCGCAAGCCCCGGGTCGCCGTCGTGTTCGGCGGCCGGTCGAGCGAGCACGCCATCTCCTGCGTGACCGCGGCGAACGTCCTGCAGGTCATCGACCGGGACAGGTACGACGTCGTCCCGGTCGGGATCAGTACCAGCGGGCACTGGGTGCTGGAGAGCGGCGATCCCGAGCGGCTGTCGATCACCGACGGCAAGCTCCCCGAGGTCGACGTCACCGCGATGCCGGTGCTGTTCGGCGCGAACCGCGAGCTCGTGGTCAGCGAGCCCGACCAGGTGCCGAGCACGCTCGGCGAGGTCGACGTGGTGTTCCCGCTGCTGCACGGCCCGTGGGGCGAGGACGGCACCATCCAGGGCCTGCTCGAGATGTCGGACATCCGGTACGTCGGGTCCGGGGTGCTGGCCAGCGCCGTCGGCATGGACAAGCACTACATGAAGGTCGTGTTCCAGGCCGCCGGCCTCGAGGTCACGCCGTACGTCGTGATCCGGGACCGGGACTGGCGGCAGGACCCGGCCGGCTGCCGGGAGGCCGTCGACGCGCTCGGCTACCCGGTGTTCGTGAAGCCGTGCCGCGGCGGGTCGAGCCTCGGGATCACCAAGGTGAACAGCCTGGACGAGCTCGACGGCGCGATGGTCGAGGCCCGTGCGCACGACCCGAAGGTGATCGTCGAGGCCTCGGCGAAGGACCCGCGCGAGATCGAGGTCGGCGTACTCGGCGGGCTGGACGGCACCAAGCCCGAGGTCAGCGTCTGCGGCGAGGTCGCGGTGTCCGGCGGCGGGCACGACTTCTACGACTTCGAGACCAAGTACCTGCCGGAGGGCGAGGAGTACCTGGCGCTCTCGGTGCCGGCCGACCTGCCCGCGGAGCTCGCGAACGAGATCCGCGCCAAGGCGCTGACCGCGTTCGACGCGATCGAGGCCGAGGGGCTGGCCCGGGTCGACTTCTTCGTCGACGCGGACAACCGGGTGATCATCAACGAGATCAACACGATGCCCGGATTCACGCCGACCAGCATGTTCCCGCGGCTGTGGGCAGCCACCGGCAAGGACTACGCGAGCCTGGTCGAGCACCTGCTGCAGCTCGCGATGAACCGCCCGACCGGTCTCCGCTGA
- a CDS encoding carboxylesterase/lipase family protein produces the protein MALVDTQYGPVLGTDALAFKGIPYAAPPVGPDRFRAPRPPEPWSAPLNATAYGPTAPQTGAVGPLAEFVPRAIIPGDDYLNLNVWSPDLGGNAPVMVFIHGGSFTSGSGALSVYDGSRFARDGVVLVTINYRLGADGFLWFGDGTPNLGLLDQIAALTWVRDNIAGFGGDPGNVTIFGESAGAMSVCTLLAMPAAAGLFHRAIAESGAAHNTIGAATARLVGERLAAILGTAPTREAIAGVPVERLLAAQDQLGQQVMERPRAKVWGDVARTLLPFSPVVDGELLPAPPIDRIRAGAAADIDLLIGTNSEEARLFLIPTGAAAKISTPLLYAATRMRFGLSMNGVRRYRANRPDATPGEVLAAIMTDSYYRIPAIRLAEAHSRTHIYEFGWRSPACNGTLGACHVIELPFVFDNLDDPSIAPMLGARPPQHLADLVHKSWVDFAKTGDPGWPPYTRPERLSRYFASASGTTTNDRPDERTRWPHR, from the coding sequence ATGGCGCTCGTCGACACGCAGTACGGGCCGGTCCTGGGGACCGACGCGCTCGCGTTCAAGGGCATCCCGTACGCCGCGCCGCCGGTCGGGCCGGACCGCTTCCGGGCGCCGCGCCCGCCGGAGCCGTGGAGCGCGCCGCTGAACGCGACGGCGTACGGGCCGACGGCGCCGCAGACCGGCGCCGTCGGCCCGCTGGCCGAGTTCGTCCCGCGGGCCATCATCCCGGGCGACGACTACCTGAACCTGAACGTCTGGTCGCCGGACCTGGGCGGGAACGCGCCGGTGATGGTGTTCATCCACGGCGGATCGTTCACCAGCGGGTCCGGTGCGCTCTCGGTGTACGACGGCAGCCGGTTCGCGCGCGACGGTGTCGTGCTGGTGACGATCAACTACCGGCTCGGCGCGGACGGGTTCCTGTGGTTCGGTGACGGTACGCCGAACCTCGGGCTGCTGGACCAGATCGCGGCGCTGACCTGGGTCCGCGACAACATCGCGGGGTTCGGCGGCGACCCCGGCAACGTGACGATCTTCGGTGAGTCGGCCGGTGCGATGAGCGTCTGCACACTGCTCGCGATGCCGGCCGCCGCGGGTCTGTTCCACCGCGCGATCGCCGAGTCCGGTGCGGCGCACAACACGATCGGCGCCGCCACCGCCCGGCTGGTCGGCGAACGGCTGGCCGCGATCCTCGGGACAGCGCCGACCCGTGAGGCGATCGCCGGCGTACCGGTCGAGCGGCTGCTCGCGGCGCAGGACCAGCTCGGCCAGCAAGTGATGGAGAGGCCACGGGCGAAGGTGTGGGGCGACGTCGCGCGCACGCTGCTGCCGTTCAGCCCGGTGGTCGACGGTGAGCTGCTGCCGGCGCCGCCGATCGACCGCATTCGGGCCGGTGCGGCCGCGGACATCGACCTGCTGATCGGTACCAACAGCGAGGAGGCGCGGCTCTTCCTGATCCCGACCGGAGCCGCCGCCAAGATCAGCACTCCGCTGCTGTACGCCGCCACCCGGATGCGCTTCGGGTTGTCGATGAACGGCGTCCGCCGGTACCGCGCGAACCGCCCGGACGCCACGCCCGGCGAGGTGCTGGCCGCGATCATGACCGACTCGTACTACCGCATCCCCGCGATCCGGCTGGCCGAGGCGCATTCCAGGACGCACATCTACGAGTTCGGCTGGCGGTCGCCGGCCTGCAACGGGACCCTCGGCGCCTGCCATGTGATCGAGCTGCCGTTCGTCTTCGACAACCTGGACGACCCGTCGATCGCGCCGATGCTCGGTGCCAGGCCGCCGCAGCACCTCGCGGACCTGGTGCACAAGTCGTGGGTCGACTTCGCGAAGACCGGCGATCCGGGCTGGCCGCCGTACACCCGTCCCGAACGCCTCAGCCGCTACTTCGCGAGCGCTTCCGGCACCACCACCAACGACCGCCCCGACGAACGCACCCGCTGGCCCCACCGCTAA
- the thiD gene encoding bifunctional hydroxymethylpyrimidine kinase/phosphomethylpyrimidine kinase → MRPPRVLTIAGSDSGGGAGIQADLKAMLANGVHGMSVLTAITAQNSLGVQGAWELPEEQVRAQFRSVVDDIGVDAVKTGMLASESMVRVVASLLRTLPDGVPVVVDPVSVSKHGDALLAADAMDAVRSEIVPLATVLTPNLTELGPVSGVELETVEDRDRAAKALLDAGATWVLVKGGHDVGTAAVDILHGSGVRRAYSAPRADNRHTHGTGCTLASTIASYLARGHDVPDSVGAAKEYVTGAIAAGFALGDGIGPVDHAWRFRGSGI, encoded by the coding sequence ATGCGCCCGCCAAGAGTGTTGACGATCGCGGGTTCGGACTCCGGCGGCGGCGCCGGGATCCAGGCGGACCTGAAGGCGATGCTGGCCAACGGCGTGCACGGCATGAGCGTGCTGACCGCGATCACCGCACAGAACAGCCTCGGCGTCCAGGGCGCCTGGGAGCTGCCCGAGGAACAGGTCCGCGCACAGTTCCGCAGTGTGGTCGACGACATCGGCGTGGATGCGGTGAAGACCGGCATGCTGGCGTCTGAGTCGATGGTCCGCGTGGTGGCCTCGCTGTTGCGCACCCTGCCCGACGGCGTACCGGTGGTGGTCGACCCGGTCTCGGTGTCCAAGCACGGTGATGCGCTGCTCGCGGCGGACGCGATGGACGCCGTACGGTCGGAGATCGTCCCGCTGGCCACTGTGCTGACGCCCAACCTCACGGAGCTCGGTCCGGTGTCCGGTGTCGAGCTGGAGACTGTGGAGGACCGGGACCGCGCTGCGAAGGCGCTATTGGACGCGGGCGCGACCTGGGTGCTCGTGAAGGGCGGCCACGACGTCGGTACGGCGGCTGTCGACATACTGCACGGCTCTGGGGTACGCCGTGCGTACAGTGCTCCCCGCGCCGACAACCGGCACACGCACGGGACCGGTTGCACGCTGGCGAGCACCATCGCGTCGTACCTTGCACGTGGGCACGACGTACCGGACTCGGTCGGCGCTGCGAAGGAGTACGTGACCGGTGCGATCGCGGCCGGGTTCGCCCTGGGCGACGGGATCGGCCCGGTCGACCACGCATGGAGATTCAGAGGGAGTGGCATTTGA
- a CDS encoding DinB family protein, whose product MSKQRPPVDGYCEQCGFNYDTGDLQGTVTLLIRQAADCAMALTKAAAGPDVKVVRLRPEPEVWSAIEYACHVRDVLEVQRLRIAQCLAEDRPVYAPMDRTGRVKQQKYEDQDPMEVAAALMRFAREFGAAARVLQPQELGKLGLYNYPVRAPRTLGWIIRHTAHEIQHHRHDITEILAKVEPPIIPKPRVEQVEQVDEAAEGAVAAEAAEGTEAAEGAEGAEGAVVVDGDEVVGEVAD is encoded by the coding sequence TTGAGTAAGCAGCGGCCCCCGGTCGACGGGTACTGCGAGCAGTGCGGTTTCAACTACGACACGGGTGACCTGCAGGGCACCGTGACGCTGCTGATCCGGCAGGCCGCGGACTGTGCGATGGCGCTGACCAAGGCGGCCGCCGGCCCGGACGTGAAGGTGGTGCGGCTGCGGCCTGAGCCGGAGGTGTGGTCGGCGATCGAGTACGCGTGCCATGTGCGCGACGTGCTCGAGGTGCAGCGGCTGCGGATCGCGCAGTGCCTGGCGGAGGACCGGCCGGTGTACGCGCCGATGGACCGGACCGGGCGGGTGAAGCAGCAGAAGTACGAGGACCAGGATCCGATGGAGGTCGCGGCGGCGCTGATGCGGTTCGCGCGCGAGTTCGGAGCGGCTGCGCGGGTGCTGCAGCCGCAGGAGCTGGGGAAGCTCGGGCTGTACAACTACCCGGTCCGGGCGCCGCGGACGCTCGGCTGGATCATCCGGCACACCGCCCACGAGATCCAGCACCACCGGCACGACATCACCGAGATCCTGGCGAAAGTGGAGCCCCCGATCATCCCCAAGCCCCGCGTCGAACAGGTCGAACAGGTCGACGAGGCCGCGGAAGGCGCGGTGGCCGCGGAGGCGGCGGAGGGCACGGAGGCGGCGGAGGGCGCGGAGGGCGCCGAGGGCGCGGTGGTCGTGGACGGTGATGAGGTCGTGGGAGAGGTTGCCGACTAG
- a CDS encoding DUF3515 domain-containing protein, whose protein sequence is MPKILLAALGVIVLAGCSPGAAPVPVPSPAPEVAAACGDLVKALPEKVLDAKRRKTSPESPLTAAYGDPPIEMTCGVAAPAGLAEAQSQCFEVNGVGWFAKQVQNGYVFTTIGRTLYFEVAVPNKYSPEANALTDVSDAVQKHDKLVTPCI, encoded by the coding sequence ATGCCCAAGATCCTGCTGGCCGCGCTCGGCGTGATCGTGCTCGCCGGGTGCAGTCCCGGGGCGGCGCCTGTACCCGTGCCCTCCCCGGCGCCTGAGGTTGCTGCCGCCTGCGGTGATCTGGTCAAGGCGCTGCCGGAGAAGGTGCTCGACGCGAAGCGGCGTAAGACGAGCCCGGAGAGCCCGCTCACCGCCGCGTACGGCGACCCGCCGATCGAGATGACCTGCGGCGTCGCCGCACCCGCGGGCCTGGCCGAGGCCCAGTCCCAGTGCTTCGAGGTCAACGGCGTCGGCTGGTTCGCCAAGCAGGTCCAGAACGGCTACGTCTTCACCACCATCGGCCGCACCCTGTACTTCGAGGTCGCAGTCCCGAACAAGTACTCCCCCGAAGCCAACGCCCTCACCGACGTCTCCGACGCTGTCCAGAAACACGACAAACTCGTCACCCCCTGCATCTGA
- a CDS encoding ROK family transcriptional regulator → MTPVRRGQWQTAADVLSQVARQPGITRAAVARTLRLSTGSATEVTARLRDVQLLTEAPAPSQGRGRPTTVLQAHPEGPVVLALDLRQSSWRSAVVALDGSLQDPQYHRHRSRRAQVVLKNLRHAVEQTRERYGDRLQLVSLAVPGTVRDNHLMQAPTLEWVELDLGQVTANVDVPLLAGNDATLSGVAEARTGAAAGAGTAVHLIIEVGIGGTLLIDGVPAQGASGAGGEYGHMPFGDRARTCPCGARGCWDLEIDGRALAHHLKQPRPDDPVAFTEEVLRRTDRAARSAVAKVVTALGYGIAGLVNAHDPDVVTIGGLAIPLRAAAPETFADAYLGGLMAFHRGAPPPVLAATHQPDGPLRGAAALALDQLTSEPAIAAWVAQR, encoded by the coding sequence ATGACTCCAGTACGCCGGGGACAATGGCAGACGGCCGCGGACGTCCTCAGCCAGGTCGCCCGACAGCCAGGGATCACCCGCGCCGCGGTCGCGCGGACGCTCCGGCTGAGCACGGGCTCGGCCACGGAGGTGACCGCCCGGCTACGCGACGTACAGCTGCTGACCGAGGCCCCCGCTCCCAGCCAGGGGCGCGGCCGCCCGACAACTGTGCTGCAGGCACATCCGGAGGGCCCTGTGGTGCTGGCACTCGATCTACGGCAGAGCAGCTGGCGCAGTGCGGTCGTAGCGCTGGACGGCTCACTGCAGGACCCGCAGTACCACCGCCACCGGAGCCGTCGCGCACAGGTAGTGCTCAAGAACCTGCGCCACGCGGTAGAGCAGACACGGGAGCGGTACGGCGACCGCCTGCAGCTGGTGAGCCTCGCAGTACCGGGCACTGTCCGCGACAACCACCTCATGCAGGCGCCCACGCTCGAGTGGGTCGAGCTGGACCTCGGACAGGTCACGGCCAACGTCGACGTACCGCTGCTCGCCGGCAACGACGCGACCCTGAGCGGTGTGGCCGAGGCTCGCACCGGTGCAGCCGCGGGAGCTGGTACGGCGGTGCACCTCATCATCGAGGTGGGTATCGGCGGGACGTTGCTGATCGACGGCGTACCGGCTCAGGGGGCGTCGGGCGCGGGCGGTGAGTACGGGCACATGCCCTTCGGGGACCGCGCCCGTACCTGCCCGTGCGGCGCTCGTGGCTGCTGGGACCTGGAGATCGACGGGCGCGCGCTGGCGCACCACTTGAAGCAGCCGAGGCCGGACGATCCTGTGGCGTTCACGGAGGAGGTACTGCGACGCACTGATCGGGCTGCGCGTTCAGCAGTTGCCAAGGTCGTGACCGCGCTGGGCTACGGGATCGCAGGGCTCGTCAATGCGCATGACCCGGACGTGGTCACCATTGGCGGGCTGGCGATCCCTTTGCGTGCAGCGGCGCCGGAGACGTTTGCTGACGCGTACCTGGGCGGTCTGATGGCCTTCCACCGTGGGGCTCCACCGCCGGTGCTCGCGGCCACTCACCAGCCGGACGGACCGTTGCGTGGCGCGGCCGCTCTGGCGCTCGACCAGCTCACGAGCGAACCGGCGATCGCCGCCTGGGTCGCCCAGCGCTAG